The genomic stretch CGAACGGAGGAGTTCGACAGCGAAAACAGGAAAAAACATACATAATTACCAGTGCCAGTTCCGAGTTGTCAACCTTGCAAGTATGTATTCAAGAAGTCACGCGGCCTCTCTCGAGAAGACTCGTCGGTTTTTCCATTTACATGGTTTTACACGACCATCATTTTTGAAACAACGCCCCGACAACCCAATGGAAAGACATTTTATTCGAAGCTCTTGGCGAATTAATTAACCCTATAAAAGAAAGCTTTCCGTAGATCTACCGCGAACCCTAGACTCAGGCCAATTACTCGATTaatacgttaattaatttttcgaccGCAGTGCTTCCATTCTAGTCGTTTTTACAGTACGAACTTTGAATTACAGATCGTTCACTCGCAAGTTACGacattatttcttattaaatgcAACGAAGATGTATTTCCTGCAGGAGAATTTTCTACTTCTTCAAAGTTTTACTTCGAATTTACATCAAGAATTACTTCGATTcgatttttaacgatataaattccAAAACTAATACGAACATAACTTTTCATTTGAGAAAGAAGACTATTTGTTGCCACACTTATATCGTTCGTCGTTTCAACTCGTCCATCGCTAATCGATTATTCATCCGTCGTTTTTATCATGATATTTCAGATaggcaaaatttatttaaattgagtCTTCAGTctcacttttttcttttttttttttttttttttcaatgaaagattatttttattggtcGTCGAACAGTCAGACCATTTCAAAGTACACATAACGCAACCTTCgagtataaattaaatctctGGCTCGTAATTACAGTCGAATAAAGGAATTATTACTCATAAGCGTCTCTCGCCAAGGACAACATTTTAATCTACTTTAACGGACCTGATTTAACCGACTTAATCGGTGTTAGAGCCTGACTTACGGCAATGAAAGCTGCACTTCGTTCGAAACGGAAACCTCTTCTCTTACCGGCTTAATGCATTCAAAGTACTGCTTGCTAATTGACCTTTCCTACATTACAGATTTATGAGAGCACATTTGATGACatcaaatgaatttttttctgATAAGTCCATTTTAATGCTGCGTTCGAAATAAACATATGGAAAAATATGCGAGACCAAGTTGCAATCCGATTGATTGAATCCACGTAATATCTATGCGTTCTTCGAGAAGTTTATTGAAAGTTTATCGCAATTATCAACGAAGAAagttacatttattaatatcgttctGATTTGAAAGTTCCTAGAGAACACAAACACAACCTGACAGAAGTGTTGTTACGAAACTACATTCCTAGAATCGAAGCAACAAATTTTTTCTCAATAAGCGATGTCTTATCTTTAAGTATCACTACTTATCTAAagtcaataatttttttcgttaCAATTTAATTGGATATTGGATGGTCAAGCATAAAGAAATCGAAGGAGAGTCGTGTCGACACGACACGAGGTCGGCTTACGTATCGAGATTCAAGCGGCAGAACCCATTAAAAGGAGTTTCACTACAGAGAGAACGTGGTGACCACAAAATTCCAGACGCGCggaatgtttaattaaactcTGTCAAGAACTCAGGGAATTTCGGACGAGGCATCACAAAGCTCGTGCATCATGCGATGTGTCTCCTTTATCGTCAGAAAAGTAATATCGACTGTACCACTATAAGTACAACATCTTTTCCAgcagttttaattaaagatctACCACTTCGGTGAAAAGATGcgtgtttatatttataacctGTTGTATCTGCATCCTCGTTCAAATCCACACACTCGCGGCGTCCAGTTATTCGATATCGATGCCGTTTTTCATTAAACACAGACGATTTATCATCCACAAAATGCTAAGAAATTAACGAGATCGACaaatgaaactgtattatCCAAGAGTCGTATGCGgagattaatataattaccAACTATGAAATTCCATTTGATTCATATCATTAGACGTGCAACTTAATTCTTTAGCTGAGTTAAAGAAAAAGGTcgcagaatatttaaatttattttaatagatgATCAAGTGATCTTCGATCAAAAAATAAGCCAATTACTTCTAATGATACCACAGAtttagaaattcaaattttaaatttcaaatttcaaagcaTCGCCCCTATATagaaagattttaaataaataaagaccaagcgaaaaatattccttttccCTCAAAGACAATGTATTCATACGTCTCTTcgttttatacatattacatgTGTATTTCTTCTCCTTGGAGGAACGCGAACAACGACCATCTCAAGTTGTCTTTTGCGATGTTTGTGTGGAGTGTAAGCAATCTGCGAAGTATTTCCTATTCGCTGGAGGAACGCAACAGAAAGGAACGAGATAGAAATCACTTTTCATGCGATCGCAGGGCGAACGCTCATGGGAATTGTGCAATGCGTTCAGTGgtgaaacagaaaagaaggATTTCATTCTAACAGGAAAGAAAATTCGAGAACAGTCGGTGGCTCTAACGAACAGCCAGCATAGGAACTCCCGGTGGAGAAATAAATAGGAGATATCTTGAGGTGCGCCAGCGATAACCACGAGCAAGCTGCGAAATTTCACACGACGAATGACCGCCATCTGAAATTCCCTGTTCCTCCGCAACAATAATGCGTCAAGGGCTCGAATGAATTATCTTTCTCTTGCTACATTAGTTGAAGAAGACGAAAAATTCTTGTTGGCTATTTATAATCGTCAATTGTCTCCTTTTTGTACccctatttttcatttttcttgcaAACGTGTACCTTTTtgacataaatttttttttttggtcaTAAATTCGGCTTTTGTTTATTCATAACATATTCATAAGATCTTATGACATGTATTTCACTACTTTTCggtatgtatttttaaaaacgcgTTTTAATATCTCATTCCGAtgcatattaaaataattatattagatAGCAAAGcatcataataaaaatttattgcgGCTACTAAGTGCCTTGCAATgtcaataaaaaattcgagATATTTACAGTGTcatttatctttcattttttcgtaTCAATTACATATATAGGTTAATAAgattagattattttttataaacaatgtcTACTGATTgaagacaaaaatatttatcgtaaaatgcataatttacatttacgttttcaatattcgaattaaagttaaaaaaaatatacattgtaATCGAAATGTACCTGTACATAACCTATAAAATCTCAATGAAGTTAATAACCGTAAATTTGAAccaaaaaatattcagatatGAAATTCATAACCACGCATGCTTACAACGTACGATACATAATCGACCTCTCGAACCATCGATGTAACCTAAAGCGCAAGCGTATTATCCACAGGGGAACAGTCCATCATGGCCAAAGTACTTTTATCGGGAGCATCTAGTTGACCATGAAACGACTAGAGATCTTACATCGAACTTAGCCTTTAAGCCGCAGATCGAATCGTGACGCGACGTTCGTCGTGTTCATGATTGGGATGTTGAATCGTGCATGGTACAGGGAACACGTATAGAAAGGCAAGCACACATACTTATTTACTGACATAtctatacatacatgtatagtaCACGGTAGTTACTTCACAGTAGCGATTTTATAGAATCGGCAcgtgtatcttttatttacatagTTACTTACAGTGACGATCATTTATCCGGAATGTTTTCTCGCCAGTGTCAACATGTCGCTTGGAGGACGAAGTACGTAATTTCTCGACAATCCATCACtcgtaaaaattattcaactcTGTGAACGTAAAAGGCGTTGGTTATACggaattatatgaaattattgtattatttaaatattcctcgattattgttttgtatttaaattctacttaCCGACGCGACTGTGATAATTATGTTGtagattttttattgaaatcgcACGAAGTTTTAacagattataatatatattacaaacatTACAACATTATTTCAAACCGAGTTAGAATTATGAAACGAATTCGTAACTTATATCGATACGTAGAAATACGTAGATTAATcgattatatcattttatcgatTGGTTCGATTGACTCGATTGATCTttcgatttataaatatcgtgaATAATTCAAATCTAAAATCGAGCTGCTTACCGCGATGTCTttcgtataaaaatgataattatattcttattttagttgattttgaaattgaaatttacaaatatgtatatatttacagaataattattgatGTTATAACATAACACGATTCACTAAGGAATACTTAATATAActcgaataaatttcattctaataaataaatttacgaaagcGAATGATTTGTAAAGATGAGTGGCGGAGAACGCAACAGAAGCATTTTCAGTTATGAAACGCTAGTTCACGCGATATCCGGCGCTGCTGTAAGTAtacattaaagaattttaaaaagttgttAAATCTTTAGTggtatgtaaattaatttttggcTATGGTACTTTACAGGGCGGCGTTGTTGCGATGACAATATTCTTTCCTTTAGATACAGTACGAAGCAGATTACAATGTAggtatattaaaaaactatatatttgacctatttgtaataatcgttaaataaaaatgacataCTTCGTAAAGGTTATAGTAGTATGTTTGTGTATATTGGCTAAATGTATTTCAAAGaatcgataaatttgaaaacgaCAGATTTAGAATAGATACAAGTATTTGTGACATAAtaaattagattaattttCGCACCGCTGACTGAGTATATTGCGCAAAAATTGCATTAAGTAAAATGTCTTCATGAaagaattcaaattaattgatAGATTAATATAACACTTACATAATTAATCTCCAACTGTCACGAATAACCTTGTAGTTAATCTTCTAACCTACAGTATCGTGTGAGAGACGTGGTACGTCGATCAAGTCAAacataaacaatataaaatcctagaaatacaataaatatttacgtacatatatttacatatttacacattattatcaaaagtttattttttcttgtagTGGAAGAAGACCGAGAATCGAAAAGTACACTTGCTACAATTCGTGAACTCGCTGCAAAGGAAGGACTGTAAGTTTCTTTGTTTTGTAATACGTTTAATGAGtcataattattgaaataaaaatttcgtcgCATTTATGGTAACATCCTAGAGCCACCTTGTACAGGGGAATGGTACCAGTTCTTCAAAGTCTATGTGTTAGCaacttcgtttatttctacaCATTCCATGGCTTGAAAATGCTCAGAGCAAGCAAGAATCAATCAGCTGGAAATGATCTACTGGTTGCATCAATTGCGGGTatggtatttaataaaaaatcactTAAAAAGTTTTTGCTTAAAAATCATTGTTTTAGgtgtaattaatgttttaacaaCGACACCATTATGGGTAGTAAATACTAGACTGAAAATGAGAGGCGTCAGCAACACTCAAGAAAGAAATAACTATTACAATACCTTATACGGTACGTTTTTGTGACAtcagaattaataaattcaactTCTTGCacatatacaataaatacagtttaattttttataaaaatatagtctATATCTATGTAAATATTACGCTTAATGATGCATCTAGAAAATAACTGTAAGtactagaaataaattattgttaaattaatgaatttctaTGGCACATTACCTGTTCAGGTGGTCTTATGTATATATGGAAATACGAAGGTTTAAAACAGCTGTGGGCTGGAACTTTGCCGAGTTTGATGCTAGTTATGAATCCAGCCATTCAGTTTATGACTTACGAAActgttaaaagaaaagttcTTGCATCTCTACATGGTGTACAACCATCTGCATGGACATTCTTTGTTATTGGTGCTATAGCCAAAGCGGTTGCAACCATACTAACTTATCCATTGCAATTAGTTCAAACAAAACTGAGAgtacgtatttatattattttaattattttctaagtttTCATAAAGACTGTACATACAGCATGATTTTAACTTTTAGCATGGTCATAAGTATCCAAACCTGCCACCAGATGCTGGTAGCttagaaattctattttacatattaaagtaagtaatatttttataaaatgacaCAAGTATAATTGTATTCAATGCGAATTCTTATTTTCAGGAAACAAGGAATAGGAGGACTATACAAAGGAATGGAAGCGAAATTATTGCAAACCATTCTCACAGCGGCATTAATGTTTTTGACTTATGAAAAGATTTCAAGACTCGTTTTTCGCATTCTTTTGCATAGACCGACGTTAAGATAACAAATTTGGAGCAATATTAGTCAGCAACGTTAATATTGTTCTCCGTGTAAAGTCCTCTTTTATTGTAATagaataatagtatataatacatatatgtaacttatattgtaaaaaaaatattgagaatgctttcttataatataatatatataatataattcttataatataataataatataatactttaatataattttcataacaactaggaataaaagagaaagaagtatttaaggtatttttaaaattaactttattgcgaaattttatcatatacCTTAGCGATCAACGAGTTAGCATTGAAATGTTATGCAAAACTCTTTTGTTTAACCACAAACGCCAAACCacataacagaaaaatatccATCACACTTCTACGTATATCCGGAAAATGTGAACTCAACCATCGAGAATACTGGCGAATCTCAAGAAAACACATTTCCGGTTTCAGTCGCATTTTCGTCGTCGATCCAATCACTCCACCTCGCTTGTATCGCAGACGCGAGAAATAGAGTCGAAATGGAGCGATAAACAGGCTGAATGTGTAAATCTTGTTGATCAGAAGAGTTTGTCGTTGAAGAAAGTCGAGCGCAGATCCACAAAGGCCATTCTAAGATTCTGGAATAAACTGAAGCATCGCAAAAACGCGAGAAAGAAAGTAGAACCTATTACAAATGAATCATTAGCTTCCGTGTAAGTTTCtatgttaaaatatcaaataaaactcacttttcgaataatttgtaaatgcAAATTTGACCTCCGCATTTTTAGCAAcctataatatgatataaataataagaaatgttaatttacTTCAGACGGAATTATAGTCATGTTGAAGAAACAATGAGCGCTAGATCGCAACGTGGGACCCAAGACACGCCAACGACCAAACGATTTCGTAGCCCGCGCATCACCGTGAGAAACCGAACAGCAAAACCGCATATAACATACGATTACGATGCTGCTATCAGTCAACCGGATGTACCGAATTTACTAGATTATAAGAATATAGGTCGTGGTGTGATGGTTAGTGGAGTTCCACTTAGAAAGAAAGCACTAAAGACTCGCTTAAAAGGACGAATTATATCAAGAAAGAATTTTCAGAAAAGATCTCAGGAATTCAAGACGAAGTCGCTGATTCAAAAGAACGCCTCACCCATCAAAACACATACACGATCACCCAGTAGGATTAATCAAAAAACGATGGCCTCTTCCAGTATCtttgagaaagaaaattatatcggagaaaaagagaatattaCCAACAATGATACCAATAACGTTGAACATTTGTCAAACTCGTTGAGGGTTTGTACATCTTTTTCCTCCCTCGCTCGTTCAGAGTTTTGTTCTTGAACTTAATTTTAAGACTTATTTTGATTAAGAAAATCTTAATCTTTACTTCATCATGGTGACATGTAAATTcgttatatttagaaaaatttagtaGTGGACGCTAAAAACATTTCGTACAAGGATACGAAAGAGGCGATTGAGAATGATAACAATAGTCAAATGACACAACAGATGAAAAACGAGACGTCAGAAGATtatgaaattgttaaaaagaaatcatcAGTTCAAATCAAGGGCAGTAAAATTCCTCGTGCGAAGATAGCTGTTTTTCCAGTTCATACGTTTTATGAACTACATTCGGTAATGTAATATacgtaaagataaaaattaaattaggcTAGAGATTAAACGGTAATGAATTACTTGTATGATAGacgaaaaaagtaaaaacgaaagaatctcCTCACTTGAAAAATTCCACGACAAACTCTCCTACTGACAAGttagttgaaaaataaaataaaagataattacatTCTGTTATCAatgaacatttattataataattaaacatgAATTTAAAGCATCGATATCTCAgaaaaaagtatgaaaaaaaaatcatcCAGTAAAGAAGAACAAAGTACTCATAAACAAGATGTGGTTCGTTTCAACGAATTACAAAAGGATACAAGTACAcgcgataatttttaaaatctatatcaagagaaaaatattcattgacTCAAAAACATTCATTTTATCTAGAATAGTTTGGAACAAAGAGGAAACTTCGACGTTAGAGGCAGACGAAGAAGCGGAGGATCGTGGATTAACATCGGCCGACGAATCCCCGGCTATTATTAGTAGCATCGATGACCCTCGCGTTTTAACAATTCTACGAAGTTTGAAACTGAACTGCCCTTGCAAATCGTGCAGTGAACACAATCCAGCTTCCAGAAATCAACAGGAAGATAACAGCGATTTAAAGAGTTCGTCCCCGGAGGAaatcagaaagaaaaaatggttaaaacgatatatttaaaattatctacTTGAAACTCAGAGTATAATGATTGTCACGATAATTACATGTGATTATCAACAGGTcattgaaatatcgaaaacaCATTGAGACGACTTCAGAGGATGTGGATATTTCGTCTGATTGCAATAGCGAATacagtaaaaaagaaaagagaggtCAACACAAAGCGAAGTATATTTTGACTCATCGTATCAAAACAAGCTCGATAGTACATGCACCACCAAAAATTACGAATCGTCGACGAACtagtttttccttttttaatacCCTTTTTGACATTGTTTTCTGgccttatttatttttgaaaacgaATCGATGAGAGCTgactttcttcttcgtttttggaaagataatatttaagaagaaaTGGTATGAACAATAGATCGATAATTGAAAAGTTTCatgatttctttaaatatctttgtagaaatataggtatgaaacttcgaatttaccatttattttatgtattgtatacgcattattttttacgacctaaaaaattgtatgatcttattaattaataatatatttcattctacATATAGtgtttacaaaatatttcagaaagcATTTAAAATAGAGCACTTACGTATatgtttaagaaaatatattttttattatatataataaaaatacaaatcagAATACGCATAATTCTTCGAGTCTCACAATCAGTCAATTATTTACAACGattttatatgataaaatgCAATGGTAAAACATTGCCggtgtattataaaataaaattttatgaaaaaatgtgaATAATGAGTACAAAAAAATAAGAGATACAAATGTCTTCCACGATTTTACAACACACCGATTGctgaaagtataaaaaattatgtcaatacttttttattaagTACTTCTCGATTGACCTACCTTTCTTCGTGGGTGTTGATATACTCCTATGGAgttttttcgaaaaaaatgataaagttAGCCTGTCGTAAAGattatcaatttcatttacagTGTTCTCCAAGATTCTTGTAAGAGCCTTTTCATTTTGCACCAAAGCTTTATCAGCGATCAAAGACAAGTGCAGATAACCCCGATAAGTTAACAACGAACATCCAATCCCCGTGTAACTCCTGAAAGCAATAACTCTGAAAGCTGTGATACTTCCAATCTTCGAGATATGatttttttactaaaacattatataaaatgaaagaaagtatATGgcatagaaaaatgaaaaattgtaaccTGTTTGGTATCcaaaaaacgatatttttcaaaggaTGACCCATCAGTTTTACTTCCTGAGGACCAACTAAATTGCTAAACACCATCGTGCTGTAACTCCTAAAAATCGgtcgtaaaaatttatcagGCAACACAGCTGTGAGATACTTCATGACCAAAAAATTCACTTTGTAATCAGGACTCTTTCTGAGCGAATCATTTGCTCTCTTAATAGCATCAAGGCGTTCTAAAAGTTGAGAATTTTCACGTGGATCCGCAAGCTGTTTGCCGTTTATCTGCGAAATACAAAGCGGCAATATACCAactgagaaattattttgcaacGGAAGGTTCTCGCTCCATTCCTCGATTTTCATCGGTAGAACGACGCTTAATTTCGTTGGAACCGGTTCGTTCAtctgtaaaatttaaattatcgtaGAAACAACTATTCgcgaagaaaattcaaatacagATAAAGAATACGTAACCACTTACCCGAAGAAAGTACTTGTGTAAACTAACGGATAGAGCAGCTAATAGTACGTCTCCAAATCTTGCGCCTGTGATGCTTCTTATGTTCTGAATCTTTGTAAACAGCCTCTGATTGCAGGCGTTCTTGAAATCATCCTCGAGCCAATAAGAGATCAATTTTTCACCTGATAATTCTGCTCCATGGAGTGCGCTacgataaaacattttataatatttttaatgtgtTTGGAAAGAAAAGTTAGTGGACGGATAAACAAACCTTTTGTCCATGCTACGAAAAGCTTGTTGAATCAAGCAACCAGGAGCATCTATGATAATCTTcgtcatttttaaataattctgcaCCTTTTTCCAAACAATTTCCgagaaaaaagtatttaatttatctcgTTCTTCCATTAGAAATAGTCTCGTTTCCTGTCTCAATTCTTCCAAAGTAACATTTCGCAGGTACTCTAGTCCCTCGTTGAAccgtttctttaataatttaacgacATGTGGAAACACCATTAAATAGATGAACGGCATGGTAGCCGACATAACATCCTTTTGAAATGTAGTGCTGTTTAAGCTGTTGTCGATGTTCAAGCAAGGATTCACAGGATTCGTCACAGGTACTGTCACATTtgatttcttcgttttctcgcTCTTCATTCTAAAACTCGTATGCTCCAACTGCAAGAACGTTTCTGGGACCGGTTCTCTGTCGATAATAATGTCCCTAAAGAATTTAAGGAGAGCCATACCATCGCCTAAGGAATGATGGACACGAAACAAAATAGGAACCTTGATTTTGCTCGTCAAACGTTCCTCCGTTCGTCGAAGATAATGATGACTCGACCTGGGACAACATTTCCCAATTAAAATCTCCCAGGATGCTGTATGATTCTCCGGTAGAGGCTGATTGCAAACATTCGACAAAACCCTTTTCAAGTGaccgttataaatattgtcaCAGGATCCGTCGCAGTTCCCACGCTCATATTCCAACCATCTGATCCGTCCTTTCAGATCGATCTCTTCGCTCCTCTCCCAGAAATAGTAGccgaattttctctttctcttataCAGCAACTTCTCGAAAGACGAGCACACTATACGGTTTTTTGCCAAATCTCGAAAACTCTCCAAGAAGTTGGCGTTCGAATGTCGAGCATCTTTTTCTAAGATCATAAGGATGTTGTTCACAGAAAGTGCCGATGATTGTTCTACAGCCCAAACACAATCCGTCCCATCAAGAAGACCAGCGAATTTCTCCTTCAATTGTATCCTTAGAACGATC from Bombus pascuorum chromosome 2, iyBomPasc1.1, whole genome shotgun sequence encodes the following:
- the LOC132916398 gene encoding peroxisomal membrane protein PMP34 translates to MSGGERNRSIFSYETLVHAISGAAGGVVAMTIFFPLDTVRSRLQLEEDRESKSTLATIRELAAKEGLATLYRGMVPVLQSLCVSNFVYFYTFHGLKMLRASKNQSAGNDLLVASIAGVINVLTTTPLWVVNTRLKMRGVSNTQERNNYYNTLYGGLMYIWKYEGLKQLWAGTLPSLMLVMNPAIQFMTYETVKRKVLASLHGVQPSAWTFFVIGAIAKAVATILTYPLQLVQTKLRHGHKYPNLPPDAGSLEILFYILKKQGIGGLYKGMEAKLLQTILTAALMFLTYEKISRLVFRILLHRPTLR
- the LOC132916410 gene encoding uncharacterized protein LOC132916410 — its product is MLIYFRRNYSHVEETMSARSQRGTQDTPTTKRFRSPRITVRNRTAKPHITYDYDAAISQPDVPNLLDYKNIGRGVMVSGVPLRKKALKTRLKGRIISRKNFQKRSQEFKTKSLIQKNASPIKTHTRSPSRINQKTMASSSIFEKENYIGEKENITNNDTNNVEHLSNSLRDTKEAIENDNNSQMTQQMKNETSEDYEIVKKKSSVQIKGSKIPRAKIAVFPVHTFYELHSFGTKRKLRR
- the LOC132916402 gene encoding uncharacterized protein LOC132916402, giving the protein MWFVSTNYKRIQVHAIIFKIYIKRKIFIDSKTFILSRIVWNKEETSTLEADEEAEDRGLTSADESPAIISSIDDPRVLTILRSLKLNCPCKSCSEHNPASRNQQEDNSDLKSSSPEEIRKKKWSLKYRKHIETTSEDVDISSDCNSEYSKKEKRGQHKAKYILTHRIKTSSIVHAPPKITNRRRTSFSFFNTLFDIVFWPYLFLKTNR
- the LOC132916387 gene encoding uncharacterized protein LOC132916387, with product MTKIYEAFFMFYTFLFSPLIILLLICSYFYRRIVEIVLRIQLKEKFAGLLDGTDCVWAVEQSSALSVNNILMILEKDARHSNANFLESFRDLAKNRIVCSSFEKLLYKRKRKFGYYFWERSEEIDLKGRIRWLEYERGNCDGSCDNIYNGHLKRVLSNVCNQPLPENHTASWEILIGKCCPRSSHHYLRRTEERLTSKIKVPILFRVHHSLGDGMALLKFFRDIIIDREPVPETFLQLEHTSFRMKSEKTKKSNVTVPVTNPVNPCLNIDNSLNSTTFQKDVMSATMPFIYLMVFPHVVKLLKKRFNEGLEYLRNVTLEELRQETRLFLMEERDKLNTFFSEIVWKKVQNYLKMTKIIIDAPGCLIQQAFRSMDKSALHGAELSGEKLISYWLEDDFKNACNQRLFTKIQNIRSITGARFGDVLLAALSVSLHKYFLRMNEPVPTKLSVVLPMKIEEWSENLPLQNNFSVGILPLCISQINGKQLADPRENSQLLERLDAIKRANDSLRKSPDYKVNFLVMKYLTAVLPDKFLRPIFRSYSTMVFSNLVGPQEVKLMGHPLKNIVFWIPNRSYTGIGCSLLTYRGYLHLSLIADKALVQNEKALTRILENTVNEIDNLYDRLTLSFFSKKLHRSISTPTKKAIGVL